The following proteins come from a genomic window of Gossypium raimondii isolate GPD5lz chromosome 5, ASM2569854v1, whole genome shotgun sequence:
- the LOC105765927 gene encoding ultraviolet-B receptor UVR8, with the protein MDATTSGTPTIQYHNIPDQSGTAIAAASIPTFPRQVRHCFGDSSPGEFPLAANPSIVLHVLTACNLDPRDLAKLEATCSFFRRPANFTPDYELSISELAALDICQKRAIFKPMTDEECQNLKRKCGGSWKLALRFLLAGEACCRREKSQAIAGPAHSIAVTSTGVVYSFGSNTSGQLGHGTMEEEWQPQQIRSLQGIRIIQAAAGAGRTMLVSDAGRVYAFGKDSFGEAEFGVQGTKLVATPQLIESLRDIFVVQTAIGNFFTAVLSREGRVYTFSWGKDRKLGHQTEQNDVEPQPLLGALEDVPIVQIAAGYCYLLCLACQPSGMSVYSVGCGLGGKLGHGSRMDEKHPRLIEQFRLLNLQPMVVATGAWHAAVVARDGRVCTWGWGRYGCLGHGNEECESVPKVVEALIKVKAVHVATGDYTTFVLSEDGDVYSFGCGESASLGHNTAAEGQGNRHANVLSPELVKSLKQVKEKVVQISLTNSIHWNAHTFALTESGKLYAFGAGDKGQLGVELMNNQTERVNPERVDIDL; encoded by the exons ATGGATGCCACAACAAGCGGAACTCCGACTATACAATACCATAACATACCTGATCAATCGGGTACTGCTATAGCTGCTGCTTCCATACCAACATTTCCACGACAAGTTCGTCATTGCTTCGGGGACTCATCTCCTGGAGAATTCCCCTTAGCTGCGAATccttccattgttcttcatGTCCTTACTGCATGCAATTTGGACCCTCGTGATCTTGCTAAACTAGAG GCAACATGTTCCTTCTTTAGGAGACCAGCAAACTTCACCCCCGATTATGAATTGTCAATATCAGAGCTTGCTGCTCTTGACATATGCCAGAAAAGAGCTATATTTAAGCCAATGACTGATGAAGAATGTCAAAATTTGAAGCGAAAATGTGGGGGATCGTGGAAATTAGCCCTCAGGTTTTTGCTGGCTGGGGAAGCATGTTGCAGGAGGGAGAAATCACAGGCAATTGCAGGACCTGCTCATAGCATTGCTGTGACATCAACTGGAGTAGTTTACTCTTTCGGATCTAATACCTCAGGACAGTTAGGGCATGGTACTATGGAAGAAGAATGGCAGCCTCAGCAGATAAG ATCTCTGCAAGGCATTCGGATTATCCAAGCAGCAGCTGGAGCTGGCCGAACAATGCTAGTTAGTGATGCTGGGCGAGTGTATGCCTTTGGAAAGGATTCATTTGGTGAAGCAGAATTTGGAGTTCAAGGAACTAAACTAGTTGCAACTCCACAACTCATTGAATCTTTGAGAGACATATTTGTGGTGCAGACTGCAATTGGAAACTTTTTCACAGCTGTATTGTCGAGAGAAGGCAGAGTTTACACATTTTCTTGGGGCAAAGACAGGAAGCTTGGTCACCAAACTGAGCAAAATGACGTGGAGCCTCAGCCTCTTTTGGGGGCACTAGAGGACGTACCAATTGTGCAAATTGCAGCTGGTTACTGCTATCTTCTCTGCCTAGCTTGTCAACCAAGTGGCAT GTCAGTGTACTCTGTTGGGTGTGGCTTGGGAGGAAAGCTTGGACATGGCTCAAGAATGGATGAAAAGCACCCTCGACTAATTGAACAGTTTCGGCTTTTGAACCTTCAGCCAATGGTGGTTGCTACTGGTGCTTGGCATGCAGCTGTTGTGGCTCGGGATGGAAGGGTTTGCACATGGGGTTGGGGACGTTACGGGTGCTTAGGACACGGAAACGAAGAGTGTGAATCAGTTCCAAAGGTGGTAGAAGCATTAATCAAGGTCAAAGCAGTTCATGTTGCTACAGGGGACTACACAACCTTTGTGCTATCTGAAGATGGTGATGTATATTCTTTTGGTTGTGGGGAATCTGCCAGCTTAGGACATAACACTGCAGCTGAAGGACAG GGAAACAGACATGCTAATGTGTTGAGCCCAGAACTGGTGAAGTCATTGAAGCAAGTGAAAGAAAAGGTGGTACAAATTAGCCTAACAAACTCAATACACTGGAATGCCCATACATTTGCACTCACTGAATCAGGGAAGCTTTATGCATTTGGGGCAGGAGATAAAGGTCAGCTAGGCGTAGAGCTAATGAACAATCAGACAGAAAGGGTAAACCCTGAGCGAGTTGATATTGATCTCTAA